The following proteins are encoded in a genomic region of Sphaeramia orbicularis chromosome 2, fSphaOr1.1, whole genome shotgun sequence:
- the LOC115434737 gene encoding gap junction gamma-1 protein-like → MSWSFLTRLLDEISNHSTFVGKIWLTVLIIFRIVLTAVGGETIYYDEQSKFVCNTQQPGCENVCYDAFAPLSHVRFWIFQVIMITTPTIMYLGFAMHKIARMDDSEYRPVRNRKNARRMPIVSRGAVRDYEEAEDNGEEDPMIAEEIEPEKPDKADKSSEKKHDGRRRILRDGLMKVYVCQLVCRSGFEVAFLFGQYILYGFEVMASYVCTRSPCPHTVDCFVSRPTEKTIFLMVMYVVSFLCLLLTVLEILHLGIGGIRETFRRRANLHSRAQPTHSLRAIPTAPPGYHATMKKEKLKGQLRDSPMGDSGRESFGDEGPSSSELERLRRHLKLAQQHLDLAYQADEGSPSRSSSPEVNTAAQTAAEQNRLNFAQEKQGETSEKGIHA, encoded by the exons ATGAGCTGGAGTTTCCTAACTCGTCTGCTGGATGAAATCTCCAACCATTCCACCTTTGTGGGGAAGATCTGGCTGACGGTGCTCATCATCTTCCGCATCGTGCTGACAGCCGTGGGGGGAGAAACCATCTACTATGATGAACAGAGTAAATTTGTCTGCAACACCCAACAGCCTGGATGTGAGAATGTGTGCTACGACGCATTTGCACCACTTTCACACGTCAGATTCTGGATTTTTCAG GTCATCATGATCACCACTCCCACAATTATGTACCTGGGCTTTGCTATGCACAAAATCGCCCGCATGGATGACAGCGAGTACAGGCCCGTCCGGAACCGGAAAAATGCTCGCAGGATGCCCATTGTCAGTCGAGGAGCAGTTCGGGATTATGAGGAGGCGGAGGACAATGGAGAGGAAGATCCCATGATTGCTGAAGAGATTGAACCAGAGAAGCCTGACAAAGCAGACAAAA GCTCAGAGAAAAAGCATGATGGTCGTCGACGGATCTTGCGGGATGGGCTCATGAAAGTCTACGTGTGCCAGCTGGTGTGCCGCTCTGGCTTTGAGGTGGCCTTTCTTTTTGGCCAGTACATCCTATATGGCTTTGAGGTGATGGCATCCTATGTCTGCACCCGTTCACCATGCCCACACACCGTGGACTGCTTTGTGTCCCGTCCCACTGAGAAGACCATCTTCCTGATGGTGATGTACGTTGTGTCTTTCCTCTGCCTGCTCCTCACCGTCTTGGAAATACTCCATTTGGGGATTGGAGGCATCCGCGAAACTTTCCGCAGACGGGCCAACCTTCACTCCCGCGCCCAGCCAACGCACTCATTACGGGCCATTCCGACCGCCCCGCCAGGTTACCACGCCACCATGAAGAAGGAGAAACTTAAAGGACAGCTGAGGGACTCGCCCATGGGCGACTCCGGACGGGAGAGTTTCGGGGACGAGGGACCCTCCTCCTCAGAGCTGGAGCGTCTGAGGAGGCACCTGAAGCTGGCCCAGCAGCACCTGGACCTGGCCTACCAGGCAGATGAAGGAAGCCCTTCAAGAAGCAGCAGCCCTGAGGTCAACACAGCCGCACAGACGGCAGCCGAGCAGAACCGCCTCAACTTTGCCCAGGAAAAGCAAGGAGAGACCAGTGAGAAAG GAATACATGCCTGA